From Aedes albopictus strain Foshan chromosome 1, AalbF5, whole genome shotgun sequence, one genomic window encodes:
- the LOC115266338 gene encoding chromatin assembly factor 1 subunit A-like, with the protein MDEQEAVSPPALLNSSISQVEAKWDETPQNMRELPETDQIFRSLNTSKMTFTLSPFVSIHTDKIEEGLKLIGPCTMSTILSKTEAELTHEEKIIRYFYKEFLQPFITVHSTPNEDEENDPWLVEPFNRGVQQIDDSSFEMNTDLPYTCRAPSAIGEEVIAELTVSPGGDVSLDTEIPSVYTEEQIAKIIGLTGKSNSDPTMGSSFVPSDNTSGAIQEVNQPHQKVLQDITNKTESCVAPRLVDFLKLPPAPHRSSKHRNYKKKFYPVLTADERLAEIRKVEKEKQETELKKKERALLRQQARTKREELKKRKQEEREEKKQLKELQKKAKSTSNLKRKRRVNIEKSLKRNEKKMNVKEDI; encoded by the exons ATGGACGAACAAGAAGCTGTTTCACCACCCGCACTACTCAACTCATCCATTTCTCAGGTGGAAGCCAAATGGGATGAAACTCCGCAAAATATGAGGGAGCTGCCAGAAACCGATCAAATATTTCGTTCATTGAACACATCAAAAATGACATTCACATTATCTCCATTTGTGTCAATCCACACAGATAAAATTGAGGAGGGTCTCAAATTGATTGGACCGTGTACTATGTCCACAATTTTGAGCAAAACTGAAGCTGAACTAACCCACGAAGAAAAAATCATCCGGTATTTCTACAAAGAGTTTCTGCAACCATTTATCACAGTACATTCAACACCTAATGAGGATGAGGAAAACGATCCATGGCTGGTAGAACCATTCAATCGCGGCGTGCAACAGATAGATGATAGTAGCTTTGAGATGAACACTGATCTTCCATATACTTGTCGTGCTCCGTCGGCAATTGGTGAAGAAGTTATTGCCGAGTTGACAGTTTCCCCGGGTGGAGATGTATCTTTGGACACTGAGATTCCCAGCGTCTACACTGAAGAACAAATAGCGAAGATAATTGGACTGACTGGCAAATCAAATTCGGATCCTACTATGGGAAGCAGCTTTGTACCATCGGATAACACTTCAG GTGCCATCCAAGAAGTAAATCAACCTCACCAGAAAGTATTGCAGGACATAACGAACAAAACCGAGTCATGTGTGGCACCTCGCCTGGTTGACTTTCTGAAGCTGCCACCAGCACCCCATAGAAGCAGCAAACATCGGAATTATAAGAAAAAGTTTTATCCGGTTCTGACCGCAGACGAAAGATTGGCAGAAATTCGAAAAGTTGaaaaagaaaaacaagaaactgAGCTTAAAAAGAAGGAAAGAGCTCTCCTTCGTCAGCAGGCAAGAACAAAACGAGAAGAACTTAAGAAAAGAAAGCAGGAAGAACGCGAAGAAAAGAAACAACTAAAAGAACTGCAAAAGAAAGCAAAATCTACCAGTAATTTGAAACGTAAACGTCGGGTAAACATCGAAAAAAGCTTGAAGAgaaatgaaaagaaaatgaatgtaAAAGAGGATATATAA
- the LOC134286497 gene encoding uncharacterized protein LOC134286497, with protein MLHEKTSVVPRKNPPYDDTALQCCLREIALGVSVYATCKKYGIPRSTVRYRASDKWQKKTRRGPGTVFSEQEELDIVSWIIQMQNRGFPVQFRTVQFKIKSFLTEYPRETPFKDNCPGKTWFTSFMNRHPRLTIRSPEFVSAASARVSEADIRKWFVDVYSWFDAQGKIDILADPSRVFNGDETSFYLHPKTRAVIAETGSRNVYEVERANSKENITVMFSFSADGQIVDPFVILSGRRIRKEVAQAFPANWGLEPSERGWMNTEKFLWYIKHKFHPFLVKNAIQLPVVFFVDGHSSHVAIEVADQCQELGIILVALYPNTTRITQPADVAIFKPLKNQWKKCMDEWSSTHEGEIFTVIQFGPTLEKAVNEGIKKNSIINGFRVCGLYPFNADNVDYTKCLAEAGLAPEPSNLIDEQQLEGIKLFRIWKIYLKNHYNGLLSKKTPLECFFFCYV; from the exons ATGCTGCATGAGAAAACCTCAGTCGTTCCGCGAAAAAATCCACCGTACGACGACACTGCGCTTCAATGCTGTCTCCGGGAAATCGCCCTTGGTGTGTCAGTATACGCGACCTGTAAGAAGTATGGAATACCTAGATCCACAGTTCGATACCGTGCAAGTGATAAGTGGCAAAAAAAGACGAGGCGAGGACCCGGAACTGTGTTCTCCGAGCAGGAGGAATTGGATATTGTGTCCTGGATAATCCAAATGCAAAACAGAGGATTCCCTGTTCAATTCCGCACGGTGCAGTTTAAAATCAAATCATTCCTGACAGAATATCCACGTGAAACGCCATTCAAAGACAATTGCCCAG GGAAAACATGGTTCACATCATTTATGAACCGTCATCCAAGATTGACAATTCGATCACCGGAGTTCGTCTCAGCGGCCAGTGCACGGGTTTCAGAAGCTGACATTAGAAAATGGTTTGTGGACGTTTACAGCTGGTTCGATGCTCAAGGAAAGATAGATATTCTAGCTGATCCAAGTCGCGTGTTCAATGGTGATGAGACGTCGTTTTACCTTCATCCAAAAACTCGTGCAGTAATAGCAGAAACAGGCTCTCGAAATGTATATGAAGTGGAACGGGCAAACAGTAAAGAAAACATTACGGTGATGTTTTCTTTCAGCGCCGATGGACAAATCGTTGATCCCTTCGTGATTCTTTCGGGTCGCAGAATAAGGAAAGAAGTTGCACAAGCTTTCCCCGCAAACTGGGGTCTTGAACCAAGTGAACGTGGATGGATGAATACTGAGAAGTTTCTTTGGTACATCAAACACAAGTTTCATCCTTTTCTTGTCAAAAATGCCATACAACTCCCGGTGGTTTTCTTTGTCGATGGACATTCATCCCATGTGGCCATAGAAGTTGCGGATCAGTGTCAGGAGCTAGGGATCATTCTGGTTGCTCTCTACCCAAACACGACACGCATAACACAACCAGCAGATGTAGCGATTTTCAAACCACTCAAGAATCAATGGAAAAAGTGCATGGACGAATGGAGCTCGACCCACGAGGGAGAAATCTTTACAGTAATACAATTCGGTCCAACATTGGAGAAAGCGGTGAACGAAGGAATAAAAAAGAATAGTATAATCAATGGATTTCGAGTCTGCGGATTGTATCCGTTTAATGCGGACAATGTTGATTATACAAAATGCCTCGCGGAAGCTGGCCTGGCTCCAGAACCATCCAATCTTATAGACGAACAACAGCTCGAAGGTATTAAATTATTTCGTATttggaaaatttatttaaaaaatcattacAATGGATTACTATCTAAAAAGACGCCtctggaatgtttttttttttgttatgtctAA